The Gossypium arboreum isolate Shixiya-1 chromosome 4, ASM2569848v2, whole genome shotgun sequence DNA segment ttatatttatttaaaattttataaaatttggggACTAAAGCAGTAATTTTCCATTTTGAAGGGTGCCCTTGGAGTGAGGTCTCCATGTGTGATGGTTGACCTGGTGAGGTCTTCCAAGCGCAGTGGAGGCATAGAAATATAGTTTGTTTAGAGGGAAGATTGGGGAAAAAAGGGGTAGTGAACTTAgtaatattttgttttatgtatttgtgtgtgtgtgtatgtatgtatgcTAAGAAAGGTGACCATATTTCtaatttaaataaacaaatatatatgtatgtatgtggtaattttgaatgatttggtcTTTTTGACTTGCTTGATTTCTTCCGCTTGACTGTTGTTTCATTACCTTGTAGGCTTATGTAGTTTCGGATCCGAAGAATAGGGCATGTTTCCGCAGTCTCTTTATCGTAGCAGCTTTGGTCTGCGGTGCTTATTTCATTAGTAATGCATTTATCACTaatgaatacaaagatgtatgTGTTTCTCCTTTTTGTAATCGTTTCGTTtgaagttcaatttttgtattttttttcatGGGTGTGATTAATATGCTTGTATACAGAGATTTTCGAGATGGGAAGTGATTAATATGCTTCGGAATTCAAAATCTGTTACGTGCAAGGTCAGTTGTCTTTAGAATAGTTGATCAAGTCTTTTGAAATGTTTTTCCGATTCGTAATCTCTTGAAAATATGTTTCTTTTCCCTTACAGAATCAATGCAGGCCACCTGGGAGTGAAGCATTACCTCAAGGAATCGTGGTCAAAACATCGAACTTGCAAATGCAACCATTATGGAGCGACAGTGTGAAAAACGTatgcataaaaataatttctggAATAAGACATTGTGCTACGATTTGATCTTATTCAATTGTCTTTTGTGCTATACACTGAAATTTCAGGTCAATCCTGAGACATCTTCAAACTTGTTAGCCATTGCTGTCGGGATTAAGCAAAAGGAAATCGTGGACCAAATTGTTAAAAAGGTGCCTCGCGTTCTCCGATCCTTTCGTTTATCTCTCAGATATTGGATTACATTTTAAGCTTAATAATATTCATTAATCTGCAGTTTCCCGTAAGTGATTACGTCGTTATGCTTTTCCACTACGATGGTATCGTGGATGAATGGAAAGATTTTGAGTGGAGTGATCGTGCCATTCACGTGTCTGCAGTGAATCAAACAAAATGGTAACATTGTTTATACCGAGATGTTCATCTTTCTTGTCCGCACCTGCATGCATGTCTTATACGTGCTAGTCTGTTGCTATGGGATTTTGTCGTAGGTGGTTTGCCAAACGTTTCTTGCATCCTGATATAGTTTCCAAATACAAGTATATATTCCTTTGGGATGAGGATCTCGGAGTAGATAACTTTGATCCGAAGCAGTAAGTATACGTCCTTCCCTACTCGTTTTTTCACACAGTTGTTGTAGAAATTGATACTGAGCTTAAATCATGTTAAAAACCTTGTGTAGATATTTATCTATTGTTGAAGGTGAGGGGCTTGAGATATCACAACCGGCACTCGATCCTGTTAAATCAGAGGTGCATCATCCAATCACAGCACGGAGaaagaattcaaaatttcacAGGTTAGTGGGAAATTAAGAGCCGAAACCTTAACTTGTTATGACATATGATGTTCTTTTGATTTGCTGGTTTTTGGTCCCTGTTTTCTAACAGAAGGATGTACAAATTTAAAGGCCACGGAAGGTGCGATAGTCAAAGCACAGCTCCTCCATGCATAGGGTAAAACTAGTACTAACTTCTCAGTTCTTGGATGCTATCTTTAAAACTCGATACCTTTCGTATTACGACAATCTATTGCTTCGGTTATTTGAAAAACAAGACATAGAATATTCGTTGTTATTCTTATGCGGTTAATTCGATATGCTTTGCAGTTGGGTGGAAATGATGGCCCCCGTATTCTCAAGAGCTGCATGGCGATGCGTGTGGTATATGATTCAGGTATGAAGTACTTTTCGTAAGCACTCGGGCCATTCAGTTTCATAAATACTGAATATTTGACGACAAACGGTGAATTTATCTGAGAGGTCCCTATATTATAGGGACTTGGCCAAATTAGTCCTTCTActattaaatggatcaatttagtctctttacttttaaaaagaatcaaataaggccAAACTGGAATAGAGTTAATGTCTTCAAAATTGATCCAGTAAATGTCAATTCTGTTACAGTTTggacttatttgattctttttaatagtagAGGGATTAAATTGATCCATTCACTAATAGAGTGACTAACTTGATTCAATTATAGACTTCCCTGGTACTTTAACCGACGAGAAATGCACCTTTGTTTTGGTCATCTTTATTGAACTTCATTTATGATCTCTAGAACCATTCGCTAATCTTCCTTTACCGTACAGAATGACTTGATCCATGCTTGGGGTCTCGATATGCAGCTCGGTTATTGCGCACAGGTAAAATTTTCCAAACCAGATAACACCCCTTTCCGATTCTCATCAGCATTCCACTGATATTCAATCCTTCATTCAGGGCGATCGTATGAAAAACGTAGGCGTAGTCGATGCTCAGTACGTAGTTCATTTTGGTCTTCCTACACTCGGCGTTACTGAGGAAAACGAGGCAAGTGATCTTTTACTCTTAGTTCTAAACACTTTTCCCCGACATATTTCACCGCTAAATCTCTGATTTGTTCATCTTCTCATCAACACAGCTAAATTCCACGGAAGTTAAAATCACTCAGAGACAGCAGTTACCTAAATCGGAATCACCTGTATGTTTTTTCATAAAACCCGAATTTCCCTAACATAAGAACATTGTGACAAAGTTGTAAAAACCGTAACGTCTTTGACATTGCAGGCACCATC contains these protein-coding regions:
- the LOC108458382 gene encoding uncharacterized protein LOC108458382 isoform X1, whose translation is MKPFNCAYVVSDPKNRACFRSLFIVAALVCGAYFISNAFITNEYKDRFSRWEVINMLRNSKSVTCKNQCRPPGSEALPQGIVVKTSNLQMQPLWSDSVKNVNPETSSNLLAIAVGIKQKEIVDQIVKKFPVSDYVVMLFHYDGIVDEWKDFEWSDRAIHVSAVNQTKWWFAKRFLHPDIVSKYKYIFLWDEDLGVDNFDPKQYLSIVEGEGLEISQPALDPVKSEVHHPITARRKNSKFHRRMYKFKGHGRCDSQSTAPPCIGWVEMMAPVFSRAAWRCVWYMIQNDLIHAWGLDMQLGYCAQGDRMKNVGVVDAQYVVHFGLPTLGVTEENELNSTEVKITQRQQLPKSESPAPSESHKIDNRPEVRRQSFIEMQTFRKRWENAAKDDECWVDPYQQMS
- the LOC108458382 gene encoding uncharacterized protein LOC108458382 isoform X2; the encoded protein is MLRNSKSVTCKNQCRPPGSEALPQGIVVKTSNLQMQPLWSDSVKNVNPETSSNLLAIAVGIKQKEIVDQIVKKFPVSDYVVMLFHYDGIVDEWKDFEWSDRAIHVSAVNQTKWWFAKRFLHPDIVSKYKYIFLWDEDLGVDNFDPKQYLSIVEGEGLEISQPALDPVKSEVHHPITARRKNSKFHRRMYKFKGHGRCDSQSTAPPCIGWVEMMAPVFSRAAWRCVWYMIQNDLIHAWGLDMQLGYCAQGDRMKNVGVVDAQYVVHFGLPTLGVTEENELNSTEVKITQRQQLPKSESPAPSESHKIDNRPEVRRQSFIEMQTFRKRWENAAKDDECWVDPYQQMS